In the genome of Azospirillum thermophilum, one region contains:
- a CDS encoding RT0821/Lpp0805 family surface protein: MTGIVIVTLLATGLAGCQTGSMGTKEGFGTVGGAVAGGLIGSRFGGGSGKLVAVGVGTLLGAFLGREVGASLDRADEQYARQAETRAYSAPIGERITWNNPQTGHYGTIVPVRDGYAQGGAYCREFQQTIVVGGRTEQAHGTACREPDGSWKIVG; this comes from the coding sequence ATGACCGGCATCGTGATTGTCACGCTGTTGGCCACCGGCCTCGCCGGTTGCCAGACCGGGTCGATGGGAACCAAGGAGGGGTTCGGCACGGTCGGTGGCGCCGTCGCCGGTGGTTTGATCGGCTCGCGCTTCGGCGGCGGCAGCGGCAAGCTGGTGGCCGTGGGGGTGGGTACGTTGCTCGGCGCCTTCCTTGGCCGCGAGGTCGGTGCATCGCTCGACCGGGCGGACGAGCAGTATGCCCGCCAAGCCGAGACCCGTGCATACAGCGCCCCGATCGGTGAGCGCATCACCTGGAACAACCCTCAAACCGGCCACTACGGGACCATCGTTCCGGTGCGTGACGGCTATGCCCAGGGCGGCGCCTATTGCCGGGAGTTCCAGCAAACGATCGTGGTCGGCGGCCGCACCGAGCAGGCGCACGGAACCGCCTGCCGCGAACCCGACGGGTCGTGGAAGAT
- a CDS encoding phytanoyl-CoA dioxygenase family protein, which yields MTYGTAFDHVVGSSTMNRIGLPLLRISLLSSVYDRLPVPEEAAADTSLADLKAILDRDGIVVLPDFLPEPVFEAVRREFHAFDETHNHAEPDRHGTGVDWRHAAWNWANGDGGMPTIHDAVASNPVARRLIMHVLRAPVPPALRVNLQHLSLPPDRVDDRDVECVLHADRPFPCVKAFFLVEDCAVEDGAFVFAPGTHRLTQERLAFEHEFAVQYALQQEGRLDEVDPAFLERNRVTLDEAARRTLDVHPLSITGRRNTLIVANVCAFHARGPLTPGHSRSMIRMLCYDYQLPFYWKAIAGEPALQPMIPMLTSGALQPTSAF from the coding sequence ATGACTTACGGAACAGCGTTCGACCATGTCGTCGGCTCAAGCACGATGAACAGGATCGGGCTGCCACTCCTCCGCATTTCGCTGCTTTCGTCCGTTTACGACCGACTTCCGGTTCCCGAAGAGGCCGCCGCGGACACCAGTCTCGCCGACCTGAAGGCCATCCTGGACAGGGACGGCATCGTCGTTCTCCCCGACTTTCTTCCCGAGCCGGTCTTCGAAGCGGTGCGCCGGGAGTTCCACGCCTTCGACGAGACGCACAACCACGCCGAACCCGACCGTCACGGCACCGGCGTTGACTGGCGACACGCCGCCTGGAACTGGGCGAACGGCGACGGCGGCATGCCGACCATCCACGATGCCGTTGCCTCGAATCCCGTCGCGCGGCGGCTCATCATGCATGTCCTGCGGGCGCCTGTCCCGCCGGCGCTGCGGGTCAACCTTCAGCACCTGTCGCTGCCGCCGGACCGGGTGGACGACCGCGACGTCGAATGCGTGCTCCACGCCGACCGCCCTTTCCCGTGCGTGAAGGCGTTCTTCCTCGTCGAGGACTGCGCGGTCGAAGACGGCGCCTTTGTGTTCGCCCCCGGCACCCATCGCCTGACGCAGGAACGCCTCGCCTTCGAGCATGAGTTCGCGGTGCAGTATGCGCTCCAGCAGGAAGGCCGGCTGGACGAAGTCGATCCGGCCTTCCTGGAACGCAACCGCGTTACGCTGGACGAGGCCGCCCGCCGAACCCTGGACGTCCACCCGCTGAGCATCACCGGCCGTCGCAACACACTGATCGTCGCCAATGTCTGCGCCTTCCACGCACGCGGCCCCCTGACGCCGGGGCACAGCCGGTCGATGATCCGGATGCTCTGCTACGACTACCAGTTGCCTTTCTACTGGAAGGCGATCGCCGGCGAGCCGGCGCTGCAGCCGATGATCCCGATGCTCACGAGCGGTGCGCTGCAGCCGACGTCAGCCTTCTGA
- a CDS encoding cytidylyltransferase domain-containing protein, protein MTEPASGPRIEAMALIPARGGSKSVPRKNVRIVGGKPLIAWSIEDALKATRVTRVIVSTDDDEIAEIARAWGAEVPFRRPAEISGDVSVDYDFHRHALEWLRKEEGYEPEQVVLLRPTTPDRHPAVIDAAIGLFAAHPEADSLRSVSPASFSPYKMWRLQENGYLTPVVTLEGRRESYNLPRQLLPQAWHHDGYIDITRPRTVFELGSVTGSVVLPFMIQDQSIDIDVEQEIDEADRVLLNRLD, encoded by the coding sequence ATGACAGAACCAGCATCCGGCCCCCGCATCGAAGCCATGGCGCTGATCCCGGCTCGCGGCGGTTCCAAGTCGGTGCCGCGCAAGAACGTGCGGATCGTCGGCGGCAAGCCCCTGATCGCCTGGTCGATCGAGGATGCGCTCAAGGCCACCCGCGTCACGCGCGTCATCGTCTCGACCGATGACGACGAGATCGCCGAGATCGCCCGCGCCTGGGGAGCCGAAGTGCCTTTCCGTCGTCCCGCGGAGATTTCCGGCGACGTCTCGGTCGACTACGACTTCCATCGGCATGCGCTGGAGTGGCTTCGCAAGGAGGAGGGATACGAACCGGAGCAGGTGGTGCTGCTGCGCCCGACGACTCCGGACCGTCACCCCGCGGTCATCGATGCCGCGATCGGACTGTTCGCCGCCCATCCCGAAGCGGACTCGCTGCGTTCGGTGTCACCCGCCAGCTTCTCGCCCTATAAGATGTGGCGGCTCCAGGAGAACGGCTATCTGACGCCCGTCGTCACCCTGGAAGGCCGGAGGGAATCGTACAACCTGCCACGCCAGCTTCTGCCGCAGGCATGGCACCATGATGGCTACATCGACATCACGCGACCTCGCACGGTGTTCGAACTGGGATCGGTCACCGGCTCCGTCGTCCTGCCCTTCATGATCCAGGACCAGTCGATCGACATCGACGTCGAGCAAGAGATCGACGAAGCCGATCGCGTCCTGTTGAACCGGCTGGACTGA